In Tolypothrix sp. PCC 7712, the genomic stretch GTGTTTTGAGCGAATTCCGCGACCGATTAATTACAGGTGGAGTTGAGCGGCAAATACTAGACTTGATGCTGTCGAAATTTCAGCAACTCAAACTACTCTCAGCAAGGGGAAAACAGCGCACTGACTCAACCCATATATTAGCTGTAGTCAGGGAACTAACAAGACTGGAACATTTGGGGGAAACTCTGCGTTATGCCTTGAATGCTGTGGCTGAAGTTGCACCCATTTGGCTGAAGTCATTAGCTCCCGCCGAGTGGTATGACCGCTATAGCAGACGCTTTGAAGATACCCGATTGCCCAGAACGGTTTCAGAACGAGAAGTTTTAGCTCAGACAATTGGAGCCGATGGCTTTTATTTACTCGATAACATCTATTCCCAAACTTCCCCCACCGAACTACGACAACTGCCTGCCGTAGAAGTCTTGCGTCAGGTTTGGTTACAGCAATACTATGCACCAACAGACACTCTTGAGTTACGCAACGAAAAAGATGGGCCACCGGGCGCAGTACGAATTCGCTCTCCCTATGACTTAGAAGCGCGTAACAGCACCAAACGCACCACTAACTGGACAGGGTACAAAGTGCATCTGACAGAAAGTTGTGATGAAGACTCACCTCACATTATCACTCATGTAGAAACGACTGCTGCCACAACTCAAGACGTAACAGTTGTTCCCTCAATTCACGAATCTTTGGGAGAAAAAAACCTCCTGCCTCAACAGCACTTGGTTGACCAAGCATACACATCAGCACAATTACTTTCTAGCTCCGAGCGCGACTATAACATTGACCTGCTGGGGCCAGTAGCTCTCAATGTTGGGTGGCAAGCAAAGGCTGGACTAGGATTTGATTTATCTCATTTTCAGATAGATTGGGAGCAGAAAACGGTCTATTGTCCTCAAGGTAAGCGTAGTTACCTTTGGAAGAAGAATAAAAATTTTTATGATAAACCCCTAATTTACGTTGAGTTTCGGCAGCGTGATTGTTTGGCTTGTCCAGTTCGCAGCCAATGTACTCGTGCAAAAACCAACCCGCGCGGGTTAAGCATACAGGTGCAATCTGATTATGAAGCTCTTCAAAAAGCTAGAGAGCGACAAAAAACTGAGGAATTTCAAAAACAGTATCAGTTGCGTTCAGGCATTGAAGGAACTATTTCTCAAGGAATCCGCGCCTTTGAAATGCGCGATTGTCGTTATATTGGGCTAGCTAAAACTCATCTACAGCATATTCTGACTGCTGCCGCTATCAATCTAAGTCGAGTTTTCGCTTGGTTAG encodes the following:
- a CDS encoding IS1182 family transposase, with product MCLHPEEIPPIPDETVRIAKAAFPKGNLYMRLRDELGVFYQDEDFVSLYPQRGQPAQAPWRLAMILVMQYLENLSDRQATQAVQGRIDWKYALSLELTDPGFDFSVLSEFRDRLITGGVERQILDLMLSKFQQLKLLSARGKQRTDSTHILAVVRELTRLEHLGETLRYALNAVAEVAPIWLKSLAPAEWYDRYSRRFEDTRLPRTVSEREVLAQTIGADGFYLLDNIYSQTSPTELRQLPAVEVLRQVWLQQYYAPTDTLELRNEKDGPPGAVRIRSPYDLEARNSTKRTTNWTGYKVHLTESCDEDSPHIITHVETTAATTQDVTVVPSIHESLGEKNLLPQQHLVDQAYTSAQLLSSSERDYNIDLLGPVALNVGWQAKAGLGFDLSHFQIDWEQKTVYCPQGKRSYLWKKNKNFYDKPLIYVEFRQRDCLACPVRSQCTRAKTNPRGLSIQVQSDYEALQKARERQKTEEFQKQYQLRSGIEGTISQGIRAFEMRDCRYIGLAKTHLQHILTAAAINLSRVFAWLEEIPRAKTRSSHFAKLADSTMC